The genomic region TTTTGTAACTAAACGAATTGGCCAACTTTTCATTATTTGAATTACATTTGACTCTAATTTACTTCCTAAATCTTGAGCCAACTTTGCCATATATACCTTACTTGGTTTTTCAGGAATTAATCGTCCTTCAATTCCCTTAATAAGTAAATCATCCCAATTTCCTCGCAAATAAATTGACGGATTTATTTTTTGCATTAAATCCCATAGATCTTGTGCTCCTGAACCTGGTGCAAACAGATCACCCATAAACCATGATTCAGTCACATCTTGATCCTTCATATCTTCATATACTGCTTTAAGTGCAGTATAATTTCCATGCACATCTGAAAAAATTGCGATTTTATGAAACATAGTAGTCCTCTTTTCTTTCTGACTGCCTTTATATTAACACATTTTGAATACTATATAACTAAAATTAAACTTTTGGAGTAAACTGATTATAGAGAGGTAATAAGTAATTATGAATAATAACAATAGATACGTACAACCTAAAAATGCAAAGGATGCAATGCTTATTATAGAAAAATTATTTAATAAATATCGAAATGCACCTTTAACAATTGAATTAATAAATTATCATCAAAAGCTATTAAATCAATTAAGGAACAATATTTATTTAGCAGTATTAAATGAAAAAAATGATCACCTTCTAGCTCAATTAAACACCATGATTGATTCAATGGAATCATGGTTAAATATTCGCACAACTAACCATATCTTTTGTGGGAAAATGAAGCACTTTAAAATTAATTTTAAAACTAATAATCAACGATATAAATTGCAAACACACAAAATCAAAAATCATACAAATCATCGTTCTGTTCGTCATTAATATTTGCAATGTAATGTTACAAAGTGTATTATCAAAAACTAAAAGAATAATCATGAAGGGATGGCTTTAAAATGGAAAAAAAGAATATGGATGAATTTATAAATACTATCATTAATGAAAAATTAGCATCAATGAATAGCGTACACCGACAATCAACAATTACTACAATTAAAGCTGAAAATATTGCCCAACATAGTTTCTTTGTTGCTTTTTATGCTTTTAAAATTGCTAAAAATTTAAATTTAAACAGTGAATTATGTGGCGAAATTACTATTGAAGCATTAATTCATGATATAGCAGAATCCTCATCATCTGATGTTCCAAGTAATGTAAAATATCAAGTTCCAGGACTCAAACAAATGCTTGATAAAGCTGAAGATTTTGCGATTAATAAATATTTTCCTGAAATAAAAGAAGAATTTACTCGCTTACGTGAACATGAAGAACAAGGTGATTTGATTGGAGTTATTATTAAACTTGCAGATATTATTGCATTAATCCAATTTTTACGTACTGAACGTTCTCTAGGTAATCAAGATTCAACTTTAATTAAAGTAATAGACCAAACATATGATAATTTAGATAAGCATTTATCACGTTTAAAAGAATTAGTTGCTGAAAACAAATAAAAAAAAGAGGTTAATAACCTCTTTTTTTTATTCATAATCACTTTGCTTATATCCAAATGCAGCTAAATCGGCTTTTTTATCTTTCCAATTTGGTTGAACCTTAACCCATAATTCTAAATAAACTTTATCACCAAGCATAAGTTCGATATCTTTTCGAGCACGTGTCCCAATTTCTTTTAACATTTTACCGCCTTTACCGATTATGATACCCTTTTGGCTATTACGTTCAACTATAATTGTTGCCTGAACTAAAATCTTTTCATCATTCTCACGTTTGATTCTATCTACAACAACTGCAACAGAATGGGGAATT from Ligilactobacillus cholophilus harbors:
- a CDS encoding YfbR-like 5'-deoxynucleotidase; protein product: MEKKNMDEFINTIINEKLASMNSVHRQSTITTIKAENIAQHSFFVAFYAFKIAKNLNLNSELCGEITIEALIHDIAESSSSDVPSNVKYQVPGLKQMLDKAEDFAINKYFPEIKEEFTRLREHEEQGDLIGVIIKLADIIALIQFLRTERSLGNQDSTLIKVIDQTYDNLDKHLSRLKELVAENK